The following DNA comes from Marinilactibacillus sp. Marseille-P9653.
TGGTAAGCTAAATTTATGGATACATACATTAAACTACCCTGAGGAGGAAAAAAGATGAATCTTAAAAAGGCACAATTTGAACAGTTTTTTCACACGAATCGTATCGGTACTTTCACAATTGCAAGTGATGAAACGAAGCTCATTTATATGACAGATATTTCCGGGGATCCGAACCTCTGGGCAATTGATTTAAAAGAAAGTGCGTCTCCTTACTTGTTTTCCAAGTATGATGAATCGATTTCATTTGTTCAGATCAGTCCAGATCACTCTTATGTTTTGGCAGGGTTTGATAAAGATGGGGACGAAAATACTCAGATTTACGTACTTCCGAGTCAAGGTGGCTATCCAGAACCACTTGTTACAGGAGATCCTACTGATAAATTTTATTTTGCTGAACTCTCAGAAGATGGTACTCGACTGTACTATACAACTTCAAAAGAAAATCCCAATTTCCTTTCTACCTATGTTAGAGATTTAGAAACAGGGCAAGACACGTTGATCGAAAAAGGTGAAAAAGCACCGACTTACCTGACGGCCGTTTCGAAAGATGAAAAGGTGTTTGTCTTTACCAAAATGTATTCAAATACCAGTCAATTCGCTTATCTTAAAACAGGCGAAGAAACGATTCCTTTACTCCCTAAAAATACTGAAACACCCTATACCATTAGCAACACGACCATTACAGATGATCTCAAGGTATACTTCACTACAGATTATATGAATGAACAGTGTCATCTCGTTCGCTACGATATCGAAACAAAAGAAAGCGAGACTGTTCTTTCTTTTAAAAATGAAAGTATCTCGGAGGCTATCTGGCATAAAGAATCGGAAACTTTTGTGTTGATGACGACTTCAGGTACAACAGACAATCTTTATCGGTTTGATCCGTCCACTCAAGACGTGGAAGAACTGGTTGCGCCTATCCATGTCATTAATGAAATCAAAATCGCTAAGAATGGTACGATTTATCTTTCAGGGTCTAGTCCCGTCATGCCGGTTAACCTATTTCGTTCAGTTGATGGTACTCACTGGGAGTCATTAACTGAAAACCGCGTATTAGGAATTGAATCAACAGAAATGGTTCAACCAGAGACCGTTTCTTTTCCCTCATTTGATGGACTGGAAATAGAAGCACTACTTTTTAAAGCAGATAAGGAAAAAGCAA
Coding sequences within:
- a CDS encoding alpha/beta fold hydrolase, whose protein sequence is MNLKKAQFEQFFHTNRIGTFTIASDETKLIYMTDISGDPNLWAIDLKESASPYLFSKYDESISFVQISPDHSYVLAGFDKDGDENTQIYVLPSQGGYPEPLVTGDPTDKFYFAELSEDGTRLYYTTSKENPNFLSTYVRDLETGQDTLIEKGEKAPTYLTAVSKDEKVFVFTKMYSNTSQFAYLKTGEETIPLLPKNTETPYTISNTTITDDLKVYFTTDYMNEQCHLVRYDIETKESETVLSFKNESISEAIWHKESETFVLMTTSGTTDNLYRFDPSTQDVEELVAPIHVINEIKIAKNGTIYLSGSSPVMPVNLFRSVDGTHWESLTENRVLGIESTEMVQPETVSFPSFDGLEIEALLFKADKEKANGYTIFWPHGGPQAAERQSFRSIFQALLYNGYSLFAPNFRGSTGYGKTFTTLIEQDWGNAPRLDNVAAIEWLFDQKIATRDSLFLVGGSYGGYMSLLLHGRHPEYFQAVVDLFGPSNLFSFYESVPAHWKPIMTLWLGDPVKDRAKFIEDSPITYLETMTKPMLVVQGAKDPRVVKEESDQIVEKLKEKQRDVTYLVLENEGHGFAKKENEIAVYKKVMSFLKQHQTSSETTTV